A section of the Clostridium sp. TW13 genome encodes:
- a CDS encoding ABC transporter ATP-binding protein, which produces MKKVLEVNNVKKKLGKREIIKGITFDVNEGEIFGFLGPNGAGKTTTIRMLVDLIHPDSGEIKIFGYNLKTERTKALENIGAVVENPELYKYLSGRENLMQIARVRKLPKEEVQRVIEIVGLKDRINDKVKKYSLGMKQRLGLAAALLGEPKLIILDEPTNGLDPSGIIDFREIVKTAAKEKNMAVFVSSHILSEVQQLCDRVAFINNGVIQSVEDMNAEFTTETEVLVLKTTDDDAAVEIVKGISMVKDCTVRESMINVQLETGKTPDFVEELVKNNIRINEIYRKHEQLEQRYMELVEGGAR; this is translated from the coding sequence ATGAAAAAAGTACTTGAAGTAAATAATGTAAAGAAAAAGCTTGGAAAAAGAGAAATTATAAAGGGTATTACTTTTGATGTTAACGAGGGGGAGATATTTGGATTTCTAGGACCTAATGGTGCAGGTAAGACTACTACAATAAGAATGCTTGTAGACTTAATTCATCCAGATTCAGGAGAGATAAAGATTTTTGGTTATAATTTAAAAACTGAGAGAACAAAGGCTCTTGAAAATATAGGAGCTGTAGTTGAGAATCCTGAATTATATAAGTATTTATCAGGAAGAGAAAATCTTATGCAGATTGCTAGGGTAAGAAAGCTTCCAAAGGAGGAGGTTCAAAGAGTAATTGAAATTGTAGGTCTTAAGGATAGAATAAATGATAAAGTTAAAAAGTATTCTTTAGGTATGAAACAAAGATTAGGTCTTGCAGCAGCCCTTTTAGGAGAACCTAAGTTAATAATTTTAGACGAGCCTACCAATGGACTTGATCCTTCAGGAATAATAGATTTTAGAGAAATAGTTAAAACAGCAGCTAAGGAAAAAAATATGGCTGTATTTGTATCTTCTCATATATTAAGTGAAGTTCAACAACTTTGTGATAGGGTTGCATTTATAAACAATGGAGTAATTCAATCAGTAGAGGATATGAATGCAGAGTTTACCACAGAAACTGAAGTTTTGGTATTAAAGACTACAGATGATGATGCAGCTGTAGAAATTGTTAAAGGAATAAGCATGGTTAAGGACTGCACAGTTAGAGAGTCTATGATTAATGTTCAGTTAGAAACAGGAAAGACTCCTGATTTCGTAGAAGAACTTGTAAAGAATAATATTAGAATAAATGAAATTTATAGAAAACATGAACAGCTAGAACAAAGGTATATGGAACTTGTTGAAGGGGGGGCAAGATAA
- a CDS encoding YaaL family protein produces MDNVFTANLKKAEISKYDETLLESIRQAKLDMDTAIGIFNTCIDPKLIDIAIYEENVARTKLDYLILEAKKRGLKFNFEIECCNIENVE; encoded by the coding sequence ATGGATAATGTATTCACAGCAAATTTAAAAAAGGCAGAGATATCAAAATACGATGAAACTCTTTTAGAATCCATAAGACAAGCTAAATTAGACATGGATACTGCTATAGGGATTTTTAATACTTGTATTGATCCAAAACTTATAGATATTGCAATATATGAAGAGAATGTAGCTAGAACAAAATTAGATTATTTAATTTTGGAAGCAAAAAAACGTGGCTTGAAGTTTAATTTTGAAATTGAATGTTGCAACATTGAGAATGTTGAGTAG
- a CDS encoding pyridoxal-phosphate-dependent aminotransferase family protein yields MHKKLFIPGPVEVRQQVLEKMATPMIGHRSKEASELQRRISDNLRKLFYTESEILISTSSGSGLMEGAIRSCTLKKAAVFSVGAFGKRWYEIALSNNVPADKFDFPLGQAVDPAKVDEVLATGEYDLITITHNETSTGIMNPIEEIAEVAKKYPNVIFCVDTVSSAGGTKIEVDKLGIDICITSSQKALALPPGLAVCTFSEKARARAEKVQFRGTYLDLLSLYKYIKKKDYQYPSTPSLSHMFALDYELDYILNVEGLENRFNRHIEMATVVREWAERYFEIFPDKRYLSNTLTTIKNTRGISVSELNKELGRRGFQISNGYGDLKEKTFRIAHMADMTVADVKELLLNINEILALE; encoded by the coding sequence ATGCACAAAAAATTATTTATTCCAGGACCAGTAGAGGTTCGACAGCAGGTTTTAGAGAAGATGGCAACGCCTATGATTGGGCACAGAAGTAAAGAAGCATCAGAGCTTCAAAGAAGAATAAGTGATAACTTAAGGAAATTATTTTATACTGAAAGTGAAATTCTAATCTCAACATCATCAGGTAGTGGGCTTATGGAAGGGGCGATAAGATCCTGTACTTTGAAAAAAGCAGCAGTATTTTCTGTTGGAGCATTCGGTAAGAGATGGTATGAAATTGCATTAAGCAACAATGTGCCAGCAGATAAGTTTGATTTTCCTTTAGGGCAAGCTGTAGATCCAGCAAAGGTAGATGAAGTTTTGGCTACAGGAGAATATGATTTAATTACAATTACTCATAACGAAACATCAACAGGAATTATGAATCCTATAGAAGAAATAGCTGAGGTTGCTAAAAAGTATCCCAACGTAATATTCTGCGTTGATACAGTTAGTTCCGCAGGAGGAACAAAGATTGAAGTTGATAAATTAGGCATAGATATTTGCATAACTTCAAGCCAAAAAGCATTAGCATTGCCACCAGGACTTGCAGTATGTACATTTTCAGAGAAGGCAAGAGCAAGAGCAGAAAAAGTTCAATTCAGAGGAACATATCTAGATTTACTATCATTATATAAATATATTAAGAAGAAAGATTATCAATACCCATCAACACCATCTTTATCACATATGTTTGCTTTAGATTATGAGTTAGATTATATACTAAATGTTGAAGGATTAGAAAATAGATTCAACAGACATATAGAAATGGCAACTGTAGTTAGAGAATGGGCTGAGAGATACTTTGAAATATTCCCAGACAAGAGATATTTATCAAACACATTAACCACAATAAAAAATACTAGGGGCATAAGTGTATCAGAATTAAATAAGGAGCTTGGAAGAAGAGGGTTCCAAATTTCTAATGGATATGGAG
- a CDS encoding BhlA/UviB family holin-like peptide — translation MESNIIQLVATQGGFAVLFSYLLFYVLKENSKREENYQEIIKRFSDSLPEIKEEIETLNSKLKN, via the coding sequence ATGGAAAGTAATATAATACAACTTGTAGCTACTCAAGGTGGATTTGCAGTATTATTTTCATATTTATTGTTTTATGTCTTAAAAGAAAATAGTAAACGTGAAGAAAATTATCAGGAAATAATTAAAAGGTTCTCTGATTCTCTACCTGAGATAAAAGAAGAAATAGAAACTTTAAATAGTAAACTTAAAAACTAA
- a CDS encoding ABC transporter permease subunit, translating to MLFTLIKNELIKIFRRGKTWIVFILFVALVGVTMYGSFYEEKQAKKNITYNIESLKQQNQDNEGKIKNLESSTDAKSQESLVMLKKEQENIKDTLQSLESELSEKVDVEEIKASREKEIATLEENLKGNTDDRSKSFAEQHLEELKYLQANNIYEAATYKTNPYKFMTMLFAILATMLLIAGIAVFMSDIVSGECTPPTLKFLLIQPISRGKVLFSKFIAVTTTVLTMIMGMELIGFLLMGITRGFNLAKYPVLMGVKYEMKYNAQSASSHPAMISGSGVMGTNGELLLKSLLLQVLFIITCCAFVFLISTLFKSSMITMAISVLSTIAVVIFFGSISFLQSKAHILFFSYANTQAVLTGDIVNSYNNVNLTLTNSIIVMVITTILTYAIAHFIFNKKDILI from the coding sequence GTGCTTTTTACATTGATAAAGAATGAATTAATAAAGATATTTAGAAGAGGGAAGACATGGATTGTATTCATATTGTTTGTGGCACTTGTAGGTGTAACTATGTATGGAAGTTTTTATGAAGAAAAGCAAGCAAAGAAAAATATAACTTATAATATAGAAAGCTTAAAGCAGCAAAATCAAGATAATGAGGGGAAAATTAAGAATTTAGAAAGTTCAACTGATGCAAAGAGCCAAGAAAGTCTGGTAATGCTAAAGAAAGAACAAGAGAATATTAAGGATACACTACAAAGTCTAGAAAGTGAATTAAGTGAAAAGGTAGATGTAGAGGAAATCAAAGCTTCTAGAGAAAAAGAAATTGCAACATTGGAAGAAAACTTAAAAGGTAATACGGACGATAGATCAAAAAGTTTTGCAGAGCAGCACTTGGAAGAATTAAAATACTTACAAGCTAATAATATTTATGAAGCAGCAACTTATAAAACAAACCCATATAAATTCATGACGATGCTATTTGCAATTTTAGCAACAATGCTATTAATAGCAGGGATTGCAGTATTTATGAGTGATATAGTTTCAGGAGAATGTACACCACCAACGTTGAAGTTTCTTCTTATTCAACCTATTTCAAGAGGAAAGGTGTTGTTTTCAAAATTTATAGCAGTAACAACTACTGTATTAACTATGATAATGGGTATGGAGTTAATAGGGTTCCTACTTATGGGGATAACTAGAGGCTTCAATTTAGCAAAATATCCAGTATTAATGGGTGTAAAATATGAAATGAAATATAATGCTCAGTCAGCTAGTTCACATCCAGCAATGATAAGTGGTTCAGGAGTAATGGGAACCAATGGAGAATTATTGTTAAAATCTTTATTGTTACAAGTTTTATTTATAATAACATGCTGTGCCTTTGTATTTTTAATATCAACATTATTTAAAAGCAGTATGATTACTATGGCTATATCAGTGTTATCAACTATAGCAGTAGTTATATTCTTTGGTAGTATAAGTTTCTTACAAAGTAAAGCGCATATTTTATTCTTCAGTTATGCTAATACTCAGGCTGTTTTAACAGGTGATATAGTAAATAGTTATAATAATGTTAATCTAACACTTACTAATTCAATTATAGTGATGGTGATAACTACCATTTTAACCTATGCAATTGCACATTTTATATTTAATAAGAAGGATATTCTTATATAA
- a CDS encoding carboxypeptidase M32, translated as MSIVEEKLKELEEYLKVIEHYNQASALVYWDMTTGMPEKALDDRAETMSFLGLQAHNLSVAPKMDELIKFFESHVEELDDVHKRMTSELRKAYDKNKVYPEEFIKEISLACSKGEAAWEKAKNANDFEIFRPHLQKIVDLTKKSITFKPAKKNIYDSLLDDYEPGLTVEKLDKVFGDLRNGIVEILNKIKAAGVEVDNSFFKKTFSKESQQKFSIEVLNKMGFDFKAGRLDESEHPYTTNMGNKDVRITSHYYENEFTFALYSAIHEGGHAIYEQDIPDSLRGTGLNQASSMAVHESQSRFYENIVGRSKAFCKYLYKSAKEQFPQFADVDEEGFYKAINKVEPSLIRTEADELTYSLHVIIRYEIEKLLINDKITVDELPRVWNEKYKEYLGIEPPTDTEGVLQDVHWAGGSFGYFPSYALGNLYGAQMLNKMLKDVPNIYDEIAEGNLDSVHKWLRTNVHECASLYDPSDLIKRITGEELNAKYFLEYLDKKFKDIYNY; from the coding sequence ATGAGTATAGTAGAGGAAAAACTAAAAGAATTAGAAGAATATTTAAAGGTTATTGAACATTATAATCAAGCTAGTGCTTTGGTGTATTGGGATATGACAACTGGAATGCCAGAGAAAGCATTGGATGATAGAGCGGAAACTATGTCATTTTTAGGATTGCAAGCACACAATTTATCTGTTGCACCTAAAATGGATGAATTAATAAAGTTTTTTGAAAGTCATGTAGAAGAGCTTGATGATGTTCACAAGAGAATGACAAGTGAGCTTAGAAAGGCTTATGATAAGAACAAAGTTTACCCAGAAGAGTTTATTAAGGAAATATCTCTAGCTTGTTCAAAAGGAGAAGCTGCTTGGGAAAAAGCAAAGAATGCAAATGACTTTGAAATCTTTAGACCACATCTACAAAAGATAGTGGATTTAACAAAGAAATCTATAACCTTTAAACCAGCTAAAAAGAATATATATGATTCATTATTAGATGATTATGAACCAGGGTTAACTGTTGAAAAACTTGATAAGGTTTTTGGAGATTTAAGAAACGGTATAGTAGAGATATTAAATAAAATTAAAGCTGCAGGAGTTGAAGTTGATAATTCTTTCTTTAAGAAGACTTTTTCTAAAGAATCTCAACAAAAGTTTAGCATAGAAGTTTTAAATAAAATGGGATTTGACTTTAAGGCTGGAAGATTAGATGAGAGTGAACATCCATATACAACTAACATGGGGAATAAGGATGTAAGAATAACTTCTCACTATTATGAAAATGAGTTTACTTTTGCATTATATTCAGCAATTCATGAAGGTGGTCACGCTATATATGAGCAAGATATTCCAGATTCTTTAAGAGGAACAGGATTAAATCAAGCTTCATCAATGGCCGTTCATGAATCTCAATCAAGATTTTATGAGAACATAGTTGGAAGAAGTAAAGCTTTTTGTAAGTATCTTTATAAGTCAGCAAAAGAACAATTTCCTCAATTTGCAGATGTAGATGAAGAAGGTTTCTATAAAGCAATTAATAAGGTAGAACCATCACTTATAAGAACTGAGGCTGATGAATTGACATATAGTCTTCATGTAATAATAAGATATGAAATAGAGAAGTTACTTATAAATGATAAGATAACTGTAGATGAATTACCAAGAGTTTGGAATGAAAAATATAAGGAATACTTAGGAATAGAACCTCCTACTGATACTGAAGGAGTACTTCAAGATGTTCACTGGGCGGGTGGCTCTTTTGGATATTTCCCAAGCTATGCTTTAGGTAATCTTTATGGAGCTCAAATGCTAAACAAGATGCTTAAGGATGTTCCTAATATATATGACGAAATTGCAGAAGGAAATTTAGATTCAGTTCATAAATGGTTAAGAACAAATGTACATGAATGTGCTTCATTATATGATCCAAGTGACTTAATTAAGAGAATTACTGGAGAAGAATTGAATGCTAAGTACTTCCTTGAGTATTTAGATAAGAAATTTAAGGACATCTATAATTATTAA
- a CDS encoding ABC transporter permease subunit: MLFILIKNELIKILRRGKTWVVFILFIALVGLAMYGSFYDEKQQQKYNNPQNRLQDVNYRLSDVDKEIKDLESSKSSENEDKLNSLKMQQQTLTKEKEKWEALANGTITVEQIKASRDQEIKTLEQQIKENKEPEEKVYTQQRIQTIKYLQANNLKDEDEFKVNPYSFMKTLFEMLGTMLLVAGIAVFMSDIVSGECTPPTLKFLLLQPISRGKVLLSKFIAVVVTVISMIMSIELVGFLVIGIVRGFNFAKYPALMGTQYKMQYAGPNNSNYQPVAIDGTTVIGTNADLILKSFLLQILFIITCCAFVFLISTLFKSSMITMAISVLFIIGLTIFSHLINFMKQIAHLLFISYGNPVATITGNVVLDYKNVNMTVTTAIIVMIVTTVVSYLIAHIIFKKKDILI; the protein is encoded by the coding sequence ATGCTTTTTATACTGATAAAAAATGAACTTATTAAAATACTTAGAAGAGGCAAGACATGGGTTGTATTTATATTGTTTATAGCACTTGTAGGACTTGCAATGTATGGCTCTTTTTATGATGAAAAACAACAACAAAAGTATAATAATCCTCAAAATAGATTGCAAGATGTTAATTATAGATTAAGTGATGTTGATAAAGAGATTAAAGATTTAGAAAGCTCAAAAAGTAGTGAAAATGAGGATAAATTAAATTCGCTTAAAATGCAACAACAAACCTTGACCAAAGAAAAAGAGAAGTGGGAAGCACTAGCTAATGGAACTATAACTGTTGAACAAATTAAAGCGAGTAGAGATCAGGAAATAAAAACTCTAGAACAGCAGATAAAGGAAAACAAAGAACCAGAAGAAAAAGTTTATACTCAACAAAGGATACAAACAATAAAATATTTACAAGCTAATAATTTAAAAGATGAAGATGAATTTAAGGTAAATCCATATAGTTTTATGAAGACGTTATTTGAAATGTTAGGAACAATGTTATTAGTAGCAGGAATTGCTGTATTTATGAGTGATATAGTATCAGGAGAATGTACACCACCTACATTAAAGTTTCTTTTGCTTCAACCAATATCAAGAGGAAAAGTGTTACTTTCAAAGTTTATTGCAGTAGTAGTGACAGTAATATCAATGATAATGAGCATAGAATTAGTAGGTTTTCTAGTTATAGGTATAGTTAGAGGGTTCAACTTTGCAAAATATCCAGCGTTAATGGGAACTCAGTATAAGATGCAATATGCAGGGCCTAATAATAGCAATTATCAACCAGTGGCTATAGATGGTACAACAGTAATTGGAACCAATGCAGATCTTATTTTAAAATCATTTTTGTTACAAATACTATTTATAATTACATGCTGCGCATTTGTATTTTTGATATCTACATTATTTAAGAGCAGTATGATTACTATGGCAATATCAGTATTGTTTATTATAGGCTTAACTATATTCTCACATTTAATAAACTTTATGAAACAGATAGCTCATCTATTGTTTATCAGTTATGGCAATCCAGTAGCCACTATAACGGGAAATGTGGTCTTAGATTATAAAAATGTAAATATGACAGTCACTACTGCAATAATAGTAATGATAGTGACTACAGTAGTAAGCTATTTGATTGCACATATTATATTTAAAAAGAAGGATATTCTTATATAG
- a CDS encoding YcxB family protein, translating to MKINYTNNLDEVVEINHVLLMDSPIVKRRINMCRIVLPIILVVFLLVLNFYSGIVFIIIKCTYILLALLLAVFYKKYYASKLYKVLYRRITESEDLLKNITLTLNETGICKEVDGDILSTPWNEIQNIKLINEHIVINLTTHKFFVVPIRAFSNEAEKNSFVQIMKDHINYN from the coding sequence ATGAAAATAAATTATACTAATAATTTAGATGAGGTAGTGGAAATTAATCATGTTCTCTTAATGGATAGTCCTATAGTGAAAAGAAGGATTAATATGTGTAGGATTGTTTTGCCTATAATATTAGTAGTGTTTCTTTTAGTTTTAAACTTCTATTCTGGCATTGTATTTATAATAATTAAATGTACATATATATTATTAGCCTTATTACTCGCAGTATTCTATAAAAAATATTATGCAAGTAAACTATATAAAGTATTATATAGAAGAATAACAGAGTCTGAGGATTTATTAAAAAATATTACTTTAACTTTAAATGAAACTGGTATATGTAAAGAAGTAGATGGAGATATATTATCAACTCCTTGGAATGAAATTCAAAATATTAAACTTATAAACGAACATATAGTAATAAATCTAACTACCCATAAGTTTTTTGTAGTGCCTATAAGAGCATTTAGTAATGAAGCTGAGAAAAATTCCTTTGTGCAAATAATGAAAGATCATATTAATTACAACTAG
- a CDS encoding sigma factor-like helix-turn-helix DNA-binding protein, translating into MNLTEMILCSRDNDKNFDDIYFRFKKKIEFLVESFNIKLYKNDVILFLWQLTKKINVSNFKSEQMLQAYISVSLKNYCISIYNKHCKNNKIIYNSVLTNIEIDQNYNDNSIEDSSLAFDDLIINLSDKQKEVITMRYKYCLSDDEIARSLNISRQAVYKNRIAALNKLHETLSC; encoded by the coding sequence ATGAATTTAACTGAAATGATATTATGCTCTCGTGATAATGATAAGAATTTTGATGATATTTATTTTAGATTTAAGAAAAAAATAGAGTTTTTAGTTGAGAGCTTTAATATAAAGCTATACAAGAATGATGTTATATTATTTCTTTGGCAGCTTACTAAAAAGATTAACGTTTCAAACTTTAAGTCTGAGCAAATGTTACAAGCATATATATCAGTTTCCTTAAAAAACTACTGTATAAGTATTTATAATAAGCACTGTAAAAATAATAAGATTATCTATAACTCAGTACTTACAAATATTGAAATTGATCAAAACTATAATGATAACTCTATAGAAGATTCTTCATTAGCTTTTGATGATTTAATTATAAACTTATCAGATAAGCAGAAAGAAGTTATAACTATGAGATATAAATATTGCCTATCAGATGATGAAATTGCTCGGTCTTTAAATATATCTAGGCAAGCAGTATATAAGAATAGAATAGCTGCATTAAATAAATTACATGAAACCTTAAGTTGTTAA
- a CDS encoding YczE/YyaS/YitT family protein — MTKKELFKRYAFFTMGLFVNALGVSLITKAQLGTSPISSVPYTLSKGFPLTMGTFTFFLNMILIIGQILLQKKDFEKIQLVQIPVSVLFAYFIDFTMGMLSFLNPNTYILKVVFLLIGCSILALGISMEVIANVVMLSGEAFVKALSSKLDKEFGTTKVSFDITLVLTACIVSLILFRRIAGVREGTIIAALIVGLIARFFNSKLGFINNMLLVNEQFLNQEDMEDEQAS; from the coding sequence ATGACAAAAAAGGAATTATTCAAAAGATATGCTTTTTTTACTATGGGATTATTTGTAAATGCGCTTGGCGTAAGCTTAATCACAAAGGCACAGTTAGGAACATCACCTATTTCCAGTGTGCCGTATACTCTTAGTAAGGGTTTTCCACTTACAATGGGTACTTTTACATTTTTTCTAAATATGATTTTAATTATAGGACAAATATTATTGCAAAAGAAAGACTTTGAAAAAATACAACTTGTTCAAATACCTGTTTCAGTTCTATTTGCTTATTTCATAGACTTCACAATGGGTATGCTCTCATTTTTAAATCCAAATACATATATACTTAAAGTAGTATTTTTACTAATAGGTTGTTCAATTCTTGCATTAGGTATAAGTATGGAAGTGATTGCAAATGTAGTTATGCTTTCAGGGGAAGCATTTGTAAAAGCACTTTCATCAAAGTTAGATAAAGAATTTGGCACCACTAAGGTTTCATTTGATATAACATTGGTTCTTACAGCTTGTATTGTTTCCTTAATTTTATTCCGTAGAATTGCAGGTGTTCGCGAAGGAACAATTATTGCGGCTTTAATTGTTGGTCTAATTGCAAGGTTTTTCAATAGCAAACTTGGATTTATTAATAATATGCTTCTTGTGAATGAGCAATTTTTAAATCAAGAAGATATGGAAGATGAACAAGCTTCATAA
- a CDS encoding MarR family winged helix-turn-helix transcriptional regulator, producing MIKTLHNLLLSTHSIFNKRVFANLSDTGLTLGQPKVLDYLKYHDGCVQKDIAIACEIESSTVTSLLLRMEESGLIERRMLNGNRRSLYVFLTEKGRKSLEKVSEVFEGLERVAFEGFSKEEEEDFIEKFWKIHSNLMKEK from the coding sequence ATGATTAAGACATTACATAATTTATTATTGAGTACACACTCAATATTTAATAAAAGAGTATTTGCAAACTTAAGTGATACAGGTCTTACATTAGGTCAACCTAAGGTACTTGATTACTTGAAATATCATGATGGATGTGTGCAAAAAGATATAGCAATAGCATGTGAAATTGAATCATCAACAGTGACAAGTCTGCTTTTGAGAATGGAGGAGTCTGGGTTAATTGAAAGAAGAATGCTAAATGGCAATAGGCGGTCATTGTATGTATTTCTTACTGAAAAAGGACGAAAATCATTGGAAAAAGTAAGTGAAGTATTTGAAGGCCTTGAAAGAGTTGCTTTTGAAGGATTTTCAAAAGAAGAAGAAGAGGATTTTATAGAGAAATTTTGGAAAATACACAGTAATTTAATGAAAGAAAAGTAA
- a CDS encoding DUF5412 domain-containing protein — MSKHKTNIVYLIIGIVIFMLLGTLFTHNAISYYINNNLSDDFQKLPKGDFLSESKSPDNKYTVKAYVCNGGGSTVSFSVRCEVIINDASNNKPKNIYWDYRIDKAAIVWESNNTVIINGHKITLPNGRYDWRKN; from the coding sequence ATGAGTAAGCATAAAACAAATATAGTATATTTAATTATCGGGATAGTTATCTTTATGCTCTTAGGAACTTTATTTACTCATAATGCAATCTCATATTATATAAATAATAATCTATCTGATGATTTTCAGAAGTTACCAAAAGGTGATTTCTTGTCAGAATCAAAGTCTCCTGATAATAAGTACACTGTAAAAGCGTATGTTTGTAATGGAGGGGGCTCAACAGTTAGTTTTTCTGTTAGATGTGAAGTAATAATAAATGATGCTTCAAACAATAAACCAAAAAATATTTATTGGGACTATAGAATAGACAAGGCTGCTATAGTCTGGGAAAGTAATAATACAGTTATAATTAATGGTCATAAAATTACTTTGCCTAATGGGAGATATGATTGGCGTAAAAACTAG
- a CDS encoding pro-sigmaK processing inhibitor BofA family protein translates to MEPLLYALLGILLLVVITKIFAWPVKILIKLVVNGVLGVVLLLIVNYIGAYWSFSIGINVVTALIAGFAGIPGVIFLILFKLFL, encoded by the coding sequence ATGGAACCATTATTATACGCTCTGTTAGGAATATTGTTATTGGTTGTTATAACTAAAATATTTGCTTGGCCGGTAAAAATTTTAATAAAGCTTGTTGTAAATGGAGTTCTTGGAGTTGTATTACTGTTAATTGTAAATTATATCGGTGCTTACTGGAGCTTTTCCATAGGTATAAATGTAGTCACAGCGTTAATAGCAGGATTTGCAGGAATACCAGGAGTAATATTTTTAATACTGTTTAAACTTTTTTTGTGA
- a CDS encoding ABC transporter ATP-binding protein produces MKKVLEVNNVKKKLGKREIIKGITFDVNEGEIFGFLGPNGAGKTTTIRMLVDLIHPDSGEIKIFGYNLKKERTKALENIGAVVENPELYKYLSGRENLMQIARVRKLPKEEVERVIEIVGLKDRINDKVKKYSLGMKQRLGLAAALLGEPKLIILDEPTNGLDPSGIIDFREIVKTAAKEKNMAVFVSSHILSEVQQLCDRVAFINNGVIQSVEDMNAEFTTETEVLVLKTTDDDAAVEIVKGISMVKDCTVRESMINVQLETGKTPDFIEELVKNNIRINEIYRKHEQLEQRYMELVEGGAR; encoded by the coding sequence ATGAAAAAGGTACTTGAAGTAAATAATGTAAAGAAGAAGCTTGGAAAAAGAGAAATTATAAAGGGTATTACTTTTGATGTTAATGAGGGGGAAATATTTGGGTTTTTAGGACCTAATGGTGCAGGTAAGACTACTACAATAAGAATGCTTGTAGACTTAATTCATCCAGATTCAGGAGAAATAAAGATTTTTGGTTATAATTTAAAAAAAGAGAGAACAAAGGCTCTTGAAAATATAGGAGCTGTAGTTGAGAATCCTGAATTATATAAGTATTTATCAGGAAGAGAAAATCTTATGCAGATTGCCAGGGTAAGAAAGCTTCCAAAGGAAGAGGTTGAAAGAGTAATTGAAATTGTAGGACTTAAGGATAGAATAAATGATAAAGTTAAAAAGTATTCTTTAGGTATGAAACAAAGATTAGGTCTTGCAGCAGCCCTATTAGGAGAACCTAAGTTAATAATTTTGGATGAGCCTACAAATGGACTTGATCCTTCAGGAATAATAGATTTTAGAGAAATAGTTAAAACAGCAGCTAAGGAAAAAAATATGGCTGTATTTGTATCTTCTCATATATTAAGTGAAGTGCAGCAACTTTGTGATAGGGTTGCATTTATAAACAATGGAGTAATTCAATCAGTAGAGGATATGAATGCAGAGTTTACCACAGAAACTGAAGTTTTGGTATTAAAGACCACAGATGATGATGCAGCTGTAGAGATTGTTAAAGGTATAAGCATGGTTAAAGACTGCACAGTAAGAGAATCTATGATTAATGTTCAACTAGAAACAGGAAAGACTCCTGATTTTATAGAAGAACTTGTAAAGAATAATATTAGAATAAATGAAATTTATAGAAAACATGAACAGCTAGAACAAAGGTATATGGAACTTGTTGAAGGGGGTGCAAGATAG